Proteins encoded together in one Ogataea parapolymorpha DL-1 chromosome III, whole genome shotgun sequence window:
- a CDS encoding Septation protein imp2 has protein sequence MDHLYSRNFWSPDDSACSFLLGHFNGGSKTADAVLAFYKERMAIEQEYAKRLCTLSRKIDLGKHEITGSLKSSLDVLAQETEQLGNSHYSQANKIATDVYKPLTEYATDRKNQGKILDSGLSKLMKHKRNLESKVELARKKYEAHWVKVNNYKTQQILMDETEAYRTQMKVNKLMDQMSEARDDYRGLVNEYNNMLNVWKNEWFSACENLQSMEEEKIKFLKANIWEYANIVSSTCISDDQSCENVRLSLEKCSYRADITSFVEEFKTGNTMSSPVNFIDYARGDIPQRKGGIQTVDLTSIPKITEQREQLGRKKIPPPKPTQEQQMQFDLIDRREETFKQLQEQAQLEASQLRSTGTKTASEPSSNLVFSEYSDGTEASSSHEDEFKQSKQESTYSNPLLHSLVSDKPTEPIRLKKFNIFGKTEKPVNPLEAYLSDLQLGGNGDMSKFRDSMQISDESKQEKNDNRAPSFTFSRNNSVRKSKSSTTLKGKFVNHANLPSRSSEGFPVLKYCRAQYSYNASIEQELSFKKRDILMILHQQPDGWWFAENINTGKSGLAPSNYLVDM, from the coding sequence ATGGATCACTTGTATTCGCGTAACTTCTGGTCTCCCGACGATTCTGCCTGCTCGTTTCTGCTAGGACACTTCAATGGAGGCTCCAAGACTGCAGACGCTGTGCTTGCCTTCTACAAAGAACGAATGGCGATAGAGCAAGAGTATGCCAAACGTTTGTGCACCCTTTCACGGAAGATTGACCTTGGCAAGCACGAAATAACAGGCAGTCTGAAAAGCAGTCTTGATGTGCTTGCTCAGGAAACCGAACAACTTGGCAACAGTCATTATTCTCAGGCAAACAAGATTGCAACCGATGTGTATAAACCTCTGACTGAATATGCAACAGATCGCAAAAACCAAGGCAAAATACTCGATTCTGGACTGTCCAAGCTGATGAAACACAAAAGAAACCTTGAATCCAAGGTTGAGCTTGCTCGCAAGAAGTATGAAGCTCACTGGGTGAAGGTCAATAATTATAAAACACAGCAGATTCTTATGGATGAGACAGAAGCTTATAGGACACAAATGAAGGTGAACAAACTCATGGATCAGATGAGTGAGGCACGTGATGACTACCGTGGCCTTGTTAATGAGTACAATAATATGCTGAATGTGTGGAAAAACGAGTGGTTCTCTGCCTGTGAAAACCTGCAGTCTatggaggaggagaaaatcaaattCCTGAAGGCCAACATTTGGGAATATGCAAATATTGTGAGCTCGACGTGTATTTCAGACGATCAAAGTTGTGAAAATGTCCGTCTGAGTCTCGAGAAATGCTCGTATCGAGCTGACATTACATCCTTTGttgaggagttcaaaaCAGGCAATACCATGTCTTCACCTGTGAACTTCATCGACTATGCCCGCGGAGACATTCCTCAAAGAAAAGGCGGGATCCAGACGGTCGATCTCACCAGCATTCCTAAAATCACCGAACAGCGCGAACAATTGGGACGCAAAAAGATTCCACCTCCAAAGCCAACccaagagcagcagatgcaATTTGATCTCATTGATAGACGCGAGGAGACATTCAAGCAGCTACAGGAACAGGCCCAGCTTGAAGCCTCTCAGCTGCGGAGCACAGGAACAAAAACTGCCTCTGAGCCAAGCTCTAACCTCGTTTTCTCGGAATATTCTGACGGAACGGAAGCCTCGAGCTCCCACGAAGACGAGTTCAAACAGTCGAAGCAAGAGTCCACATACTCCAATCCTCTGCTGCATTCTCTGGTATCCGACAAACCAACTGAGCCTATTCGGCTGAAGAAGTTTAatatttttggcaagaCTGAGAAGCCAGTGAACCCATTAGAAGCCTATTTGAGCGACCTTCAATTAGGTGGAAATGGCGACATGTCCAAATTCCGTGACTCGATGCAGATCAGTGATGAATCGAAGCAGGAAAAGAACGACAATCGAGCACCGTCTTTCACCTTCAGCAGGAACAACTCCGtcagaaaatcaaaatcgtccaccaccttgaAAGGAAAGTTTGTGAACCACGCGAACCTGCCATCGCGCTCATCAGAAGGCTTCCCTGTTCTCAAATACTGCCGAGCTCAGTACTCATACAATGCCAGCATCGAGCAGGAACTGTCCTTCAAAAAGCGTGATATTCTAATGATCCTGCATCAGCAACCTGACGGATGGTGGTTTGCGGAAAACATCAACACAGGAAAGTCGGGCCTTGCCCCTAGCAACTATCTCGTTGATATGTAA
- a CDS encoding 40S ribosomal protein S20, whose translation MSEEKKIIEEPEIHKIRITLISTKVKQLEKVSQNIIQNAERENLFKKGPVRMPTKTLRISTRKTPNGEGSKTWETYEMRIHKRYIDLHAPAQSVKKITQITIEPGVDVEVTIAA comes from the coding sequence ATGtctgaagaaaagaagatcatTGAAGAACCAGAAATCCACAAGATCAGAATCACCTTGATTTCCACCAAGGTCAAGCAACTCGAGAAGGTGTCTCAAAACATCATCCAAAACGCTGAGAGAGAGAACCTTTTCAAGAAGGGTCCTGTTAGAATGCCAACTAAGACCTTGAGAATCTCTACCAGAAAGACTCCAAACGGTGAGGGTTCTAAGACCTGGGAGACTTACGAGATGAGAATCCACAAGAGATACATTGACTTGCACGCTCCAGCTCAATCTGTCAAGAAGATTACCCAAATCACCATTGAGCCAGGTGTCGACGTCGAGGTCACCATTGCTGCTTAA
- a CDS encoding Uracil catabolism protein 4 — translation MAPSIDYLLSIQSVRETNSCTKKLLLENQLVNFDVDLSKLPDAVDFVISTIRDSFPTDESLLTIPVHGRYQHFECGGEKRLTEFIQKQLRGQSDYEICKKLIDLFIVSVLLDAGAGNQWKYNEHGILIGRSEGIAVATLHMFIDGVFSDGDSYVVNGSKLACLTAEELSKGLQVSEANPIAGFEGRLKLLNQLGKTLVQNRTIFGADARPGNLVDYLKQSSKDGSLDLPDLWDCLMEGLMPIWPTDGRIKLDGKCIGDAWYLKNKIKEAEKEYGSNAPESAKIVTFHKLTQWLTYSLFLPLEKYGHFSIKNAHYMTGLPEYRNGGLFVDFGVLNIKTERLKQGIKFSIEKKLDSNIPLYTPDDDLIVEWRSCTVCLLDYILPLVNEKLGVTGSKYELSLPQLIEAGSWKSGRLIASKLRSNGGPPIELFADGTVF, via the coding sequence ATGGCTCCCTCAATTGACTATTTGCTTTCAATCCAATCCGTGCGAGAGACCAACTCTTGCACCAAAAAGcttttgctggagaaccAGCTTGTGAATTTCGACGTGGATTTATCCAAACTTCCGGATGCAGTGGATTTCGTGATATCTACAATCAGAGACTCGTTCCCTACGGACGAGTCCCTACTGACTATTCCAGTTCATGGAAGGTACCAGCACTTTGAATGTGGAGGAGAAAAGCGACTCACAGAGTTTATTCAAAAGCAGCTGAGAGGCCAAAGTGACTACGAAATATGTAAAAAGCTAATTGATCTGTTCATTGTTAGTGTTCTTCTCGATGCTGGTGCTGGCAACCAATGGAAATACAATGAACACGGCATTTTGATTGGCAGGTCTGAGGGAATTGCTGTTGCCACTTTGCACATGTTTATCGACGGAGTGTTCAGTGACGGCGACAGTTACGTTGTGAATGGATCGAAACTAGCCTGCTTAACGGCAGAAGAGCTCTCAAAAGGCCTCCAGGTGTCGGAGGCCAATCCGATTGCAGGATTTGAAGGAAGACTGAAGCTTCTTAACCAACTGGGGAAAACTCTGGTGCAAAATCGCACTATATTTGGAGCTGACGCCAGACCAGGAAACTTAGTTGACTATCTGAAGCAATCGTCAAAGGACGGTTCCCTTGACCTTCCCGACTTGTGGGACTGTTTGATGGAAGGTCTCATGCCAATATGGCCAACGGATGGACGCATCAAGTTGGACGGAAAATGCATTGGAGACGCATGGTATcttaaaaataaaatcaaGGAAGCAGAGAAAGAGTACGGTTCAAATGCTCCAGAGTCAGCAAAAATAGTCACTTTCCACAAACTTACTCAATGGCTGACATACTCGCTGTTTCTCCCGTTGGAGAAGTATGGACATTTCTCCATTAAAAATGCTCATTACATGACGGGCCTCCCAGAATACCGTAATGGAGGATTGtttgttgattttggagttttGAACATTAAGACAGAAAGACTAAAACAAGGCATCAAGTTCTCGATCGAAAAGAAATTGGACTCAAATATTCCTCTATATACACCAGATGACGATTTGATTGTTGAATGGCGATCATGCACCGTCTGCCTACTAGACTATATTCTTCCGCTTGTGAATGAGAAACTGGGGGTTACAGGCTCTAAGTATGAGCTGTCTCTTCCGCAGCTTATTGAGGCCGGGTCGTGGAAATCTGGCAGACTTATTGCCTCAAAACTGCGAAGCAACGGAGGGCCACCGATAGAGTTGTTTGCCGACGGCACTGTGTTTTAG